The following proteins are co-located in the Bacteroidales bacterium genome:
- the hemN gene encoding oxygen-independent coproporphyrinogen III oxidase → MQVSEVLLIKYNVPVPRYTSYPPANHFKDTFSEGDYLTILKESNNRKPEKIAFYIHIPFCQKICYYCGCNACSIGNGNLVAPYMDALMKEIELVTKHIDKNRLVSQIHYGGGTPNSLDVKAIARINEYFFKHFTFTDNPEIAIECNPAYLDYKYVDDLISAGFNRFSLGIQDFNNEILKQVNRLPSAIPPGQLFTYLKSSGKNINVNFDFIYGLPGQTVDSFSDTIQKAITIKPDRLVTFSYAHVPWIKKHQVILEKKGLPAPGEKMNMFLAAYSLLKDSGYMPIGLDHFVLPTDDLYKAENDGTLHRNFQGYCTRLTTGQVYAFGVTAISQLEQGYSQNRKEIKDYISDIEQGKLPVERGYVLSDDQIITREVITEIMCNKKISLSGFSEAKNMPVSDLKNAIKRDDAILKEFEKDGLIRFTSDLIEVTELGTLFIRNIAASLDKEYQEKVQTYSKTV, encoded by the coding sequence ATGCAGGTTTCTGAAGTGCTTCTGATTAAATATAATGTTCCGGTACCGAGATACACAAGTTATCCTCCGGCCAATCACTTTAAGGATACTTTTTCCGAAGGTGATTACCTTACTATACTGAAGGAGTCGAATAACAGGAAACCGGAAAAAATTGCTTTTTATATACATATTCCTTTCTGTCAGAAAATATGCTATTACTGCGGTTGCAATGCATGTTCTATCGGAAATGGAAATCTGGTGGCTCCTTATATGGATGCTCTGATGAAGGAGATTGAGCTTGTAACGAAACACATTGATAAGAACAGGCTTGTATCACAGATTCATTATGGCGGAGGAACTCCTAATTCCCTGGATGTGAAGGCAATCGCCAGGATTAATGAGTACTTCTTTAAACACTTCACTTTTACCGACAATCCTGAAATTGCAATCGAATGTAATCCGGCCTATCTCGATTATAAATACGTAGATGATCTTATTTCTGCCGGATTCAACCGTTTTAGTCTTGGTATTCAGGATTTTAACAACGAGATACTAAAACAGGTGAACCGGTTGCCTTCTGCTATTCCTCCCGGTCAGCTTTTCACTTATCTGAAATCATCGGGTAAAAATATAAATGTGAATTTTGACTTTATTTACGGACTTCCGGGTCAGACTGTTGACTCTTTTTCAGACACAATACAGAAAGCCATTACGATTAAGCCCGACAGGCTGGTAACCTTCTCATATGCTCATGTCCCCTGGATTAAAAAACACCAGGTGATTCTCGAGAAAAAAGGACTTCCTGCTCCCGGCGAAAAAATGAATATGTTCCTGGCCGCTTACAGTCTTCTTAAGGATTCGGGTTATATGCCAATCGGACTCGACCACTTTGTACTTCCGACAGACGACCTGTATAAAGCTGAAAATGATGGAACCCTTCACCGGAATTTTCAGGGATACTGTACCAGGCTCACAACAGGTCAGGTTTATGCTTTTGGCGTAACAGCCATCAGTCAGCTCGAACAGGGATATTCACAAAACAGGAAAGAAATAAAGGATTATATATCGGATATTGAACAGGGTAAACTGCCTGTTGAAAGAGGATATGTTTTGTCTGATGATCAGATCATTACACGTGAAGTAATTACTGAAATCATGTGTAATAAAAAGATAAGTCTTTCAGGTTTCTCTGAAGCGAAAAATATGCCGGTTAGTGATCTGAAAAATGCGATTAAAAGAGATGATGCAATTTTAAAGGAGTTTGAAAAGGATGGTCTTATCAGATTTACATCTGATCTGATTGAGGTAACTGAGCTCGGCACTCTATTCATCAGGAATATTGCAGCATCGCTCGATAAAGAGTATCAGGAAAAAGTACAGACTTATTCCAAAACAGTTTAG
- a CDS encoding PAS domain S-box protein, which translates to MNNFSDKSNQELQSELNDLRLAYELLKSQCESGMSVLRDAEAKAKMSEEKFMKAFMTSPDSVNINRLSDGMYVSVNEGFVKMLGFSEGEVIGKTSLELNIWADPDNRKDLVSRLQKDGRIENFEALFRHKDGRIIIGLMSASILDLDGVPHSINITKDITGRKQIEDQFFLLANALKGSKECVSITDMNDNVLFLNRAFLETYGFNEEDLKDESISIIRSPNNPPEIVNEILPATLRGGWHGEIYNRKKDGTDFLISLSTGVVKDENGKSIALIGIASDITQSKRIELENQILYEINRGITLTSNLDELLKLIHLSLGKVVYAENFFVALMNEKSGLFSFPYFVDKYDTTPLPTSMGKSCSSYVFRTVKPFLFSQKEFEILEKLNEVELVGSPSPSWIGIPLQTPSGVLGVMVLQHYEKENVYSEEDMRFLVSIGGQIAFAIERKLAELEIKLKNELLQTVNSEKDKFFSILAHDLRGPLSAFVEATKIITEEVHTMSIDEIKEITLSMTQSATGIYSLLENLLEWSRLQRGVMNFIPEKINIKQRIIDCVNVLSESAKKKGIVIETSMDETLEINADKHMFDTIVRNLISNALKFTKQGGIVSISAIYARHDFVEIKISDSGIGMTTELINKLFRIDEKTSRPGTDGEPSTGLGLLLCKEFIEKHGGKIWVTSEAGKGSIFTFSLAGAQKS; encoded by the coding sequence TTGAATAATTTTAGCGACAAATCTAACCAGGAACTGCAGTCGGAGCTTAACGATTTAAGACTTGCATATGAATTGCTAAAGAGTCAATGTGAGAGTGGGATGTCTGTTCTGCGCGACGCTGAAGCAAAAGCCAAAATGAGCGAAGAGAAGTTCATGAAAGCCTTTATGACAAGTCCTGATTCAGTTAATATCAACAGGCTTTCGGATGGAATGTATGTGTCGGTAAATGAAGGATTTGTAAAGATGCTTGGTTTCTCGGAGGGGGAGGTTATCGGTAAAACATCTTTAGAACTTAATATCTGGGCTGACCCTGATAATCGTAAAGATCTTGTTTCCAGACTTCAGAAGGATGGCAGGATAGAAAACTTTGAAGCACTATTCAGACATAAAGACGGTAGAATAATTATAGGACTGATGTCAGCGTCAATACTCGATCTTGACGGTGTTCCGCATAGTATAAACATAACAAAGGACATAACCGGCAGAAAACAAATTGAAGATCAATTCTTTCTCCTTGCTAATGCTCTTAAGGGATCAAAGGAGTGCGTCAGTATAACCGATATGAATGACAATGTACTTTTTTTAAACCGTGCATTTCTGGAAACATATGGTTTTAATGAAGAAGATCTTAAAGATGAATCTATTAGTATAATCCGGTCCCCGAATAATCCTCCTGAAATAGTAAACGAAATACTACCTGCAACCCTCCGCGGCGGATGGCATGGAGAAATATATAACAGGAAGAAAGACGGAACTGATTTTCTGATTTCTCTGTCAACAGGAGTTGTGAAAGATGAAAATGGTAAGTCGATTGCGCTTATTGGCATTGCAAGCGATATAACACAAAGTAAGAGGATTGAACTTGAGAACCAGATCCTTTATGAGATTAACAGGGGAATTACTTTAACCTCAAATCTCGATGAGTTACTGAAACTGATACATTTATCCCTCGGTAAAGTGGTTTATGCAGAAAACTTTTTTGTTGCACTGATGAATGAAAAATCAGGACTTTTCAGTTTTCCGTATTTCGTCGATAAATATGATACTACACCACTTCCCACATCGATGGGCAAAAGTTGCAGTTCTTACGTTTTCAGAACTGTTAAACCATTTCTGTTTAGCCAGAAGGAATTCGAGATACTGGAAAAACTAAATGAAGTAGAACTGGTAGGATCACCCTCTCCGTCATGGATAGGGATTCCATTACAAACACCTTCTGGAGTTCTAGGAGTAATGGTGCTTCAGCATTATGAAAAGGAAAATGTGTATTCTGAAGAGGATATGAGATTTCTTGTCTCCATCGGGGGACAGATAGCATTTGCAATTGAAAGGAAACTGGCGGAATTAGAAATTAAGTTAAAGAATGAACTCCTTCAGACAGTAAATTCAGAAAAAGATAAATTCTTTTCAATCCTTGCTCACGACCTGCGTGGTCCGTTAAGTGCATTTGTAGAGGCCACAAAGATTATTACTGAGGAGGTCCATACGATGTCGATTGATGAGATCAAAGAGATTACTCTCAGCATGACTCAGTCTGCAACTGGAATCTACAGCCTGCTTGAGAACCTTCTTGAGTGGTCGCGTTTGCAGCGGGGTGTAATGAATTTTATTCCTGAAAAAATAAACATTAAACAAAGAATAATCGATTGTGTCAATGTATTATCTGAGTCTGCAAAGAAGAAAGGAATTGTAATTGAAACTTCTATGGATGAAACTCTGGAGATAAACGCTGATAAGCATATGTTTGATACAATAGTAAGGAACCTGATATCAAATGCACTTAAATTCACAAAGCAGGGAGGAATAGTCAGTATTTCAGCTATTTATGCCCGGCATGATTTTGTTGAAATTAAAATATCCGATTCAGGGATAGGAATGACAACTGAATTAATTAATAAACTCTTCAGAATTGATGAAAAAACCAGCCGTCCGGGAACGGATGGCGAGCCAAGTACCGGATTAGGTTTATTGTTATGTAAAGAATTTATTGAAAAGCATGGAGGTAAAATTTGGGTGACCAGCGAAGCCGGAAAAGGGAGTATATTCACTTTTTCATTAGCAGGCGCTCAAAAATCATGA
- a CDS encoding HAD-IA family hydrolase has translation MQYDIKPGIKGLIFDLDGTLADTMPFHFKGWRVACQKYGAKIDTAFLRKHTGSPGWLIATEIIKDNNLNGTVTIEQIIEVKLNEFYKDQHKVKPIIPVVEIVKKYHGLIPMSVGTGGHREAVERTLEITGLRKYFDIIITANDVENFKPHPETFLKCAEQMKIAPEFIEVFEDGDLGLEAAITAGMHATDVRSWYDSSW, from the coding sequence ATGCAATACGATATAAAACCAGGCATTAAAGGATTGATCTTTGATCTCGACGGGACTCTCGCTGATACAATGCCATTTCACTTTAAAGGCTGGAGAGTGGCTTGTCAGAAATATGGAGCAAAAATAGATACTGCTTTTCTCAGGAAGCATACCGGCAGCCCGGGATGGCTGATAGCAACAGAGATAATTAAAGATAATAACCTCAACGGAACCGTTACAATTGAACAGATAATTGAAGTAAAACTCAACGAATTTTACAAGGACCAGCATAAAGTAAAACCAATCATTCCTGTAGTGGAAATAGTTAAAAAGTATCATGGCTTAATTCCGATGTCTGTTGGAACAGGAGGTCACAGGGAAGCTGTTGAACGCACACTTGAGATCACTGGTTTAAGGAAATACTTTGACATTATTATTACGGCAAATGATGTGGAAAACTTTAAGCCGCATCCCGAAACATTCCTTAAATGTGCTGAACAGATGAAAATTGCACCTGAATTTATCGAAGTATTCGAAGATGGCGACCTCGGATTAGAGGCTGCAATTACAGCCGGTATGCATGCCACTGATGTAAGGTCGTGGTATGATTCGAGCTGGTGA
- the hemH gene encoding ferrochelatase, with product MANKVLLIVNTGTPDKPEVKEVRRFLSEFLNDKRVIDLPWLLRKILVNLIIVPFRAPKSTKLYKRLWTGEGSPLLYNLKKLETGVQLRLKNRYNVMGVMRYGTPSLRETLNLMKNNPPEELVVFPLFPHYASSTTGSVIELTAGIVKNWNVIPELRFVGQFYSRPEYLDTMADHIIRYETDKYDHILFSYHGLPLSHIHSVHPERDCRDCNCGEKFPDDGAFCYKATCYETTRLLSAKLKLPSDKASTSFQSRLTKKWLSPFTDETLIKLARSGRKRVLVIAPSFVADCLETTIEIKEEYLNLFKSEGGQELTVVESLNGSDEWAKTLIDIADI from the coding sequence ATGGCAAATAAAGTACTTCTGATAGTAAACACCGGAACACCGGATAAGCCTGAAGTAAAGGAAGTAAGGAGATTTCTGTCTGAATTCCTGAATGATAAACGGGTTATTGACCTCCCCTGGTTACTCAGAAAAATTCTTGTTAACCTGATTATTGTCCCGTTCAGGGCACCAAAATCCACAAAATTATATAAACGGTTATGGACCGGAGAGGGTTCTCCCTTGCTTTATAACCTGAAAAAGCTTGAAACCGGAGTTCAGTTAAGATTAAAAAACAGATACAATGTGATGGGAGTGATGCGATACGGAACTCCTTCATTGAGAGAAACACTGAATTTAATGAAGAATAACCCGCCTGAAGAGCTGGTAGTATTTCCGTTATTTCCTCATTATGCATCTTCAACAACAGGTTCTGTTATTGAATTAACAGCAGGTATTGTTAAAAACTGGAATGTAATTCCTGAATTACGGTTTGTTGGTCAGTTTTATTCCCGTCCGGAATATCTGGATACAATGGCAGATCATATCATTAGGTATGAGACGGATAAGTATGATCATATCTTATTTTCGTACCATGGACTGCCTCTTAGCCATATACATTCCGTGCATCCCGAAAGAGATTGCAGAGACTGTAACTGCGGAGAAAAATTTCCTGACGATGGTGCTTTTTGTTATAAAGCGACCTGTTATGAAACTACAAGGTTATTATCAGCAAAATTAAAATTGCCTTCTGATAAAGCATCAACCTCTTTCCAGTCGAGGCTTACTAAGAAATGGTTGAGTCCCTTTACCGATGAAACATTAATTAAACTTGCCCGGTCAGGCAGAAAAAGAGTCCTCGTAATCGCACCTTCGTTTGTTGCTGACTGTCTCGAAACCACAATTGAGATTAAGGAAGAGTATTTGAATCTTTTTAAAAGTGAAGGCGGTCAGGAACTTACCGTGGTTGAAAGCCTTAATGGGTCAGATGAGTGGGCTAAAACTCTGATCGATATTGCTGATATTTAA
- the hemG gene encoding protoporphyrinogen oxidase: MKIKTDIIILGAGLTGLTMAYYLKKSGRNVIVIEKESRAGGVINTISADGFIYETGPNTGVLSTPEIARLFKDLNGNCDLDTANPKSKKRYILKKGKWQPLPSGLFSAVTTPLFTLKDKFRILAEPFRRRGDDPDETLAQLVKRRMGKSYLHYAVDPFISGIYAGDPASLVTRYAMPKLYALEQKYGSFIGGAIKKAREPKSEDQKRATGEVFSVKGGLEKLISALVNELTEKSLIFNVKNLTVEPRDSEYTVTFRNTDDTVEEIAASYVVTTFGGISLKNILPFIQEQELNTVLKTKYAAVVQVAAGYKTWKGMPLDAFGGLIPTLENRGVLGILFPSAIFKGRAPENGALISVFLGGIKKPDIISKTDQEIKEIVMKEIRETLLENSEPDLFEIFRYTHAIPQYEISSGERLECIRKIQDQYPGLILAGNIRDGIGMADRVKQGKAISEILIQQFNGK, from the coding sequence ATGAAAATAAAAACAGACATAATCATATTAGGTGCCGGGTTAACAGGATTAACGATGGCATACTATCTGAAGAAAAGCGGCAGGAATGTTATTGTTATTGAAAAAGAGAGCAGGGCTGGTGGTGTAATAAATACCATTTCGGCTGATGGATTCATTTATGAAACCGGGCCGAATACCGGAGTTCTTTCCACACCTGAGATTGCAAGGCTTTTTAAAGACTTAAACGGTAATTGTGATCTTGATACGGCAAATCCAAAATCAAAGAAAAGATATATTCTCAAGAAAGGTAAATGGCAGCCTTTGCCTTCAGGATTATTTTCAGCTGTAACAACTCCTCTCTTTACTCTTAAGGATAAGTTCAGAATTCTGGCTGAGCCGTTCAGAAGACGCGGAGATGATCCGGATGAGACTCTTGCTCAGTTAGTTAAAAGAAGAATGGGGAAGAGCTATCTCCACTATGCTGTTGATCCTTTTATTTCAGGCATTTATGCAGGTGATCCCGCATCACTTGTAACCCGCTATGCAATGCCAAAGCTTTATGCTCTCGAACAGAAATATGGCAGTTTTATCGGGGGGGCAATAAAAAAAGCCAGGGAACCAAAATCAGAGGATCAGAAACGGGCAACGGGAGAAGTCTTCTCAGTTAAAGGGGGTCTTGAGAAATTGATCAGTGCACTTGTAAATGAGTTAACGGAGAAGAGTCTGATTTTTAATGTGAAAAACCTTACTGTTGAGCCACGTGACTCCGAATATACTGTCACTTTCAGGAATACAGATGATACGGTTGAAGAGATAGCTGCGTCATATGTAGTTACTACCTTTGGAGGCATTTCTTTAAAAAATATACTCCCGTTTATACAGGAACAAGAACTCAATACGGTTCTTAAGACCAAATATGCTGCTGTTGTTCAGGTTGCAGCAGGATACAAGACATGGAAAGGTATGCCGCTCGACGCTTTTGGAGGACTTATACCCACACTTGAGAACCGTGGAGTTCTTGGGATACTGTTTCCCTCAGCGATTTTTAAAGGGAGGGCTCCTGAAAACGGGGCATTGATCTCTGTTTTTCTCGGGGGAATAAAGAAACCGGATATTATATCAAAAACAGATCAGGAGATCAAAGAAATAGTGATGAAGGAGATTCGCGAAACGCTACTTGAAAATAGCGAGCCTGACCTTTTTGAGATTTTCAGATATACACATGCCATCCCTCAGTATGAAATATCATCCGGCGAAAGGCTTGAATGCATCAGGAAGATTCAGGACCAGTATCCGGGTCTAATACTTGCCGGCAATATCAGAGACGGAATAGGTATGGCCGACAGGGTCAAACAGGGTAAAGCAATTTCTGAAATACTGATACAGCAGTTTAATGGCAAATAA
- a CDS encoding MFS transporter, whose amino-acid sequence MKERTWPKFPVLFSLYIAQSIPMSFFSTVIPVIMRQEKYSLESIGLLQLVKLPWIFKFLWAPLIDNNARTDKQLRRVIIFSELFYAVVILSIAMFNLQTDFKLIVILMVVAFIASATQDIAVDIFAILQLKPSERSLGNSMQSAGSFVGSLFGTGVLLIAYYYFGWTNLLVLLAAFVIFAVVPLLIYRKPSANQFQNENKQGVSLIDIYRFFAEKGKHKRVLILIFYYSGIIGILTMLKPYLVDLGYNVKQIGFMSGIFGTSVGALSALAGGFIVKKTGRKLSMYIFSGLSLITAVLFWFMTKSVPSLAIIYVAIGLLWGTYGLSTVAIYTTSMDIVRKGREGTDFTIQIVITHLSSLIIAVFSGKIGDLIGYNGLFSIEVLLCLLTLGILFYSLPKENENAGF is encoded by the coding sequence ATGAAAGAGAGAACCTGGCCCAAATTTCCTGTTCTGTTCAGCCTTTATATTGCCCAGTCAATACCTATGAGTTTTTTCTCAACGGTAATTCCGGTAATAATGCGGCAGGAGAAGTATTCACTTGAATCGATAGGATTGCTTCAGCTTGTAAAACTGCCATGGATATTCAAATTTCTCTGGGCCCCGTTAATTGACAATAATGCCCGCACTGATAAACAGCTCAGGAGGGTAATTATATTTTCCGAATTGTTCTATGCTGTTGTCATTCTGAGTATTGCAATGTTCAACCTGCAGACCGACTTTAAACTGATAGTGATTCTTATGGTTGTCGCTTTCATTGCATCTGCCACACAGGATATTGCAGTCGATATATTTGCAATTCTGCAGTTAAAACCTTCCGAACGGAGCCTCGGAAATAGTATGCAGTCTGCCGGTAGTTTTGTCGGTTCCCTCTTTGGCACAGGGGTGCTTCTGATAGCCTACTATTATTTTGGATGGACAAACCTGCTTGTTCTACTCGCGGCCTTTGTGATTTTTGCTGTTGTTCCGCTGCTCATTTATCGTAAACCCTCGGCAAATCAGTTTCAGAATGAGAATAAACAAGGTGTTTCCCTGATTGACATTTACCGCTTTTTTGCAGAAAAAGGCAAGCACAAAAGGGTGCTTATTTTAATCTTTTACTATTCAGGTATTATCGGTATCCTCACAATGCTTAAACCATATCTGGTCGACCTTGGTTATAATGTTAAGCAGATCGGTTTTATGTCGGGGATCTTTGGAACTTCTGTAGGAGCACTCTCTGCCCTTGCAGGCGGTTTCATTGTTAAGAAAACCGGAAGAAAATTGTCGATGTATATCTTCTCCGGATTAAGTCTGATAACTGCTGTATTGTTCTGGTTCATGACAAAATCTGTCCCTTCACTTGCAATAATATATGTGGCAATCGGCCTGTTGTGGGGAACGTATGGCTTATCTACAGTGGCAATTTATACAACATCGATGGATATAGTTCGAAAAGGTCGCGAAGGAACTGATTTTACTATACAGATCGTTATTACACATCTCAGCAGCCTTATTATCGCTGTATTCAGCGGGAAAATAGGTGATCTGATCGGATATAATGGTCTTTTCTCTATTGAGGTACTCCTTTGTCTGCTGACACTTGGAATCCTATTTTACTCACTACCAAAAGAAAATGAAAATGCAGGTTTCTGA
- a CDS encoding TonB-dependent receptor yields MKNHIKYIFIILMASASGLKAQESANSIDSALMKMVKLGEIVIKASKDNVTFKSIPASVSVISAASISDNQIQSLNEISSSAPNFFMPDYGSKLTSPVYIRGIGSRINSPSVGLYVDYVPYFEKAAFDFDFFDIKRIEVLRGPQGTLFGRNTMGGIVNIVTTSPMDYTGTHLNLSAGNYGTYSVNGGHYGKLGNRFGYSLALNYVHNDGFFTNQFTGNQVDKLNSYGLRNRLIYEVSKKLTVENIIGFELSKQGGYPYALYNDSTMLAEKINYNQYSSYNRALFSDALLIKYTTSGFDLTATTSYQYLDDLQDIDQDFTPSSLFFISQKQKQNMVSQEVVIRSNGKHKYNWLLGGYGFYQAFDNAVNVDSYAASLSYLKTYDHKIDGYAFFHQSSLNDFLIKDLTVTGGIRIDSEKDQLDYTYDRNLKGVQANLADTLYPALESLEIIPRMAINYKILKSNLYVVIARGYKTGGFNSTFERPEDLTFNPEYSWNYEIGVKTPMLNNYIYADVALFYIDWKNQQIYQTVPSGRGSMLKNAGHSVSKGGELSIKTIPVKGFEFNISYGYTNATFISYEVNATTNYNGNYLPYVPRHTLSLQTTKSIKVNNSSMLDNIRVNLLYRGAGNIYWDEKNSVSQPFYGLIDGKVSFVKKSMQFDIWAKNILNTYYEAFYFEALGNKYVQTGKPAQVGINLSVKF; encoded by the coding sequence ATGAAAAATCATATCAAATATATATTTATAATACTCATGGCGTCTGCATCCGGGCTTAAGGCTCAGGAGTCAGCAAACTCTATCGACAGTGCTCTTATGAAGATGGTGAAGCTCGGGGAGATTGTGATTAAAGCTTCAAAAGATAACGTCACTTTCAAATCAATACCGGCTTCAGTGTCAGTTATATCTGCAGCCAGTATAAGCGACAACCAGATTCAGTCGCTGAATGAAATATCATCATCTGCACCAAATTTCTTTATGCCCGATTATGGTTCCAAACTGACATCACCAGTATATATAAGAGGTATTGGATCGAGGATTAATTCTCCGTCAGTTGGCCTATATGTTGACTATGTTCCGTATTTTGAAAAAGCAGCCTTCGATTTCGATTTCTTCGACATAAAGCGGATAGAAGTTCTTCGCGGACCTCAGGGAACTTTGTTTGGAAGAAATACCATGGGAGGCATAGTGAATATTGTTACAACCTCTCCAATGGATTATACCGGTACTCACTTGAACCTTTCTGCCGGTAATTACGGCACCTACTCAGTAAATGGTGGTCATTACGGCAAGCTAGGGAACAGATTCGGATACTCATTAGCTCTTAATTATGTGCATAATGATGGCTTTTTTACCAATCAGTTTACCGGAAATCAGGTTGATAAGCTTAATTCATACGGCTTAAGAAACAGACTGATCTATGAAGTTTCAAAAAAACTGACTGTTGAAAATATTATCGGATTTGAACTTAGCAAACAGGGCGGGTATCCCTATGCTCTTTACAATGATTCAACTATGCTTGCCGAAAAGATAAACTATAACCAGTACAGTTCATATAACAGAGCTCTCTTTTCTGATGCATTACTGATTAAGTATACAACCTCAGGTTTTGATCTTACAGCTACAACCTCATACCAGTACCTTGATGATCTTCAGGATATTGATCAGGATTTTACACCCTCTTCACTGTTTTTTATATCACAGAAGCAAAAACAGAATATGGTTTCTCAGGAGGTTGTGATTAGATCAAATGGAAAGCATAAATACAACTGGTTGTTAGGAGGATACGGATTCTACCAGGCCTTTGATAATGCAGTAAATGTAGATTCATATGCTGCCAGCCTCAGCTATCTTAAAACATATGATCATAAGATTGACGGATATGCATTTTTCCATCAGTCATCACTAAATGATTTTTTAATTAAAGATCTAACTGTTACTGGTGGTATCAGGATCGATTCTGAAAAAGACCAGCTGGATTATACTTACGATCGGAATCTGAAAGGAGTACAGGCAAATCTGGCCGATACACTCTACCCTGCACTTGAATCTCTCGAGATAATTCCAAGAATGGCAATTAATTATAAGATTCTGAAAAGTAACCTTTATGTGGTAATTGCAAGAGGATATAAAACCGGCGGATTCAACTCAACATTCGAGCGTCCTGAAGACCTTACCTTCAATCCTGAATATAGCTGGAATTATGAGATTGGGGTTAAAACACCAATGTTGAATAATTATATCTATGCCGATGTTGCACTCTTTTATATTGACTGGAAAAACCAGCAGATCTATCAGACTGTTCCAAGCGGCAGGGGCTCAATGCTTAAGAACGCAGGTCATTCTGTGAGCAAAGGAGGAGAACTATCAATAAAAACGATTCCTGTAAAAGGTTTTGAATTCAATATCTCTTATGGATATACGAATGCTACATTCATATCATATGAGGTTAATGCGACAACTAACTATAATGGTAATTATCTGCCATATGTACCGCGTCATACACTCTCTTTACAGACAACAAAATCCATAAAGGTTAACAACTCATCCATGCTCGATAATATAAGGGTAAACCTTCTTTATCGAGGAGCAGGCAATATTTACTGGGATGAGAAGAACTCTGTGAGTCAGCCCTTTTATGGCCTGATAGATGGGAAAGTATCATTTGTAAAAAAATCAATGCAGTTCGATATTTGGGCTAAAAACATTCTGAATACTTACTATGAAGCATTTTACTTCGAGGCTCTGGGAAACAAATATGTCCAGACCGGGAAACCTGCCCAGGTGGGAATTAACTTATCAGTAAAATTTTAA